The DNA window CTCTTTCACGTTAAGAATTCTTGTTAATTGCTTAATTGATGGCTGTAGGGCACTTTTGTTGAAGGAATAAAGGAAGAAGTTGTACTATCCCCAGCTCACGCCCTTTCACTTATAGCAGCTGGAGAAGGTACTAGAACATTAATCATATATGTATTGatgaatttattattattattattatactaAATCTTGTTTATTTGTCTAGTCGACAGATGATATAGGTTTTTGTCTTTTTAAATCGCTGTTGTTTCTTTCATGAGTCTTGTTTCACTTTGTGGTTTTCATTTTGCCAACAGAGCACAGGCATGTTGGTTCGACAAATTTCAATCTACTCAGTAGCAGGAGCCACACGATATTTTCGCTGGTGAATATCTTAATATAGCATCTTGTAATCTTACATTTGATTTTACTTTTAATGTTCCTGTTCCTTGACACAGACACACCTGTTCATTGATTGATGGTAAATAGTGATATGAATTGAATCCTTGATATCTATTTGGACCatgagtttatttatttttgctcaATTAATGTTCTAGTTCTCCTGGTAAAATGTTTTCTATGTTTAAACAAATACATCAACTCTCCTTCTTTAAGGATAGTTGAGATCtgccttctttttattttcagttAAAAACTAATGTCAACCCCTGTTGATGactttatatatttgtttgacTACTTTGTTAACAGACAATAGAGAGTAGTCCATGTGGGGAAAATtgtgaaggtgaagctgtaagtCTGTCGCAATTGGTACGTATTCAACACTACAGACTGACATCAATTACTTGTTTGTTGTCTTCCTTGGTTAATCGTAatcttttcacttttttttatattcaaTATTTAGGATTTTCTAATGAATCTGTCATATCTAACTTAAATGTGCAGAACCTCATCGATCTGGCAGGTTCTGAGAGCTCGAAAGCTGAAACTACTGGTGTCAGACGGAAAGAAGGATCCTATATTAATAAAAGTCTGCTAACTCTAGGAACTGTGAGGCCTCAACATTGTTTTAAGCCAAGAAGTTTGAAATATCGTATTAGATTCTCCTCTGATTACTTCCAGTCATTGTTCATCTTACATCGTATACTTATTTCAGAATATTTTAACTTTGGGTTGTAGGTTATATCAAAGTTGACAGATACGAAGGCTACTCATATACCATACAGGGATTCTAAATTGACaagacttcttcaatcttcTCTAAGTGGACATGGGCGTGTATCTGTAAGGCTTCTTCTGTTGTTATGGTTTCACCTCTACTCCATTTATCTGGATATTATTCCAATACATCTTTCTGGCAGAACCAATACTGCTAGCAAAAAAAGTTTTGCAATTGAGATATTTACTTATATTGTTCACTATTACAGCTCATCTGCACTGTTACTCCTTCATCAAGCAGTTCCGAAGAGACACATAATACATTGAAATTTGCACATCGGGCAAAACACATTGAAATTCAAGCAGCACAAAACAAGGTATGCTTGCTTTATCTCTTTTCTTTAAACTGATTCATTTGTTTCTCACCTCACATAATTTTTTGTACATGCAGATTATTGATGAGAAGTCACTCATTAAGAAATATCAAAACGAGATACGTAGTTTAAAGGAAGAGTTAGAACAGTTGAAGAGGGGGATAGTCACAATTCCTCAACTAAAAGATGCTGGGGAAGATGATATTCTGCTCCTTAAACAAAAGGTGCATCCAAATTCCTCTACTGGGTTGGTCTCAGGGTTATTTCTGGGTCTGCAAATTTTCAACGAAATCAAACCTGAATTAAATGCTAAAACATTACTAAAACTAGTTCAGAGCCAAAAGGCAGTAATGGACAACCCTATATATTTAAGTTTGAGTGTATCACTagttttgggattttggttttaattttctgTCCCTTCTGGATTCACTTAAATAATTGTTTTGGATCAATTGTAAAGCCATATTGGGCCCCATCCTGGATAAATGGGTTCAATCCTCTGGTTTTACCTACAGACCTTTTGCCATTCAGTTACTGCACAGTTTCCTCTAGTAAAAGTGGTATAAATATATTTCTGAATAGTCATTGTTGTATGACTTGAACTGCTTCTTTTGTTGTGATGTGATGTTTAAAGTTAGAAGATGGCAAATACAAACTGCAATCAAGActggaacaagaagaagaagccaaagCTGCTTTGTTGGGAAGAATCCAAAGGTTGACAAAATTGATTTTGGTCTCAACAAAAGAAACACAGCCGTCAAGGTTTTCTCACCGACCTGGTGTTAGAAGAAGACATTCCTTTGGTGAAGAGGAGGTTGGACTGAGTTCTCCCAAATTCTCTCTGCTAGATGAATAAACGAGTTTTGTTTGCTTATTTTCTTTGTCAAAATTACAGCTTGCATACCTACCATACAAAAGGCGGGACTTGATTTTGGATGATGAAAGCATTGAATTGTTTGTTCCTCCTCTTGAGGGGAGTACTGAAACGACTGATGACATACTGAAGGGGGAGAAGAAGACTCGGAAGCATGGACTTTTAAACTGGTTAAAAATACGGGTACGTGCCATTTGGTTGGTAGAAATCTGTCATCCTTTCTTAAGGTTGATATGTACATTTTTCTATCATATTGATAAAGAAAATCACCAATAGTAAACGTAGAACTACGGCATTTGGTCTAGGTTTCATCATCTTTAATACGGCATTTGGTCTAGGTTTCATCATCCTTAATACGGCATTTGGTCTAGGTTTCATCATCCTTAATACTGCATTTGGTCTAGGTTTCATCATCCTTCTTGTGTCAACTATTCTATCCAGTATCCAGAATGACGTTTTGTTTCCCTTATCTTTGGTTTCTTCCTTTATCCAGTCATTAATAATGTTAATAATGCATTGAGTTTGGAGCAATGGTCTAATATGAAATTTAGGGTTGTTAGTATGGATGCTTAAGGTGTTTGTTCCAGTAGTTATATCTCATACAGTGGGTTGTATTCTTGATGCTGATGTAACTTACATGCTTTAGTAGCTTTATCTTGTTGCTTCTTAAGGTGTTTGTTCCAGTAGTTATATCTCATACAGTGGGTTGTATTCTTGATGCTGATGTAACTTACATGCTTTAGTAGCTTTATCTTGTTACTTCTTGGGCTTGTTTTTGGATTCTTTTATGGCCATAAATGCTGCTAATCTCAACTGGTTCTCAAATTCCATGGGCAACCATAAACATGGAAATCTGGAAACATTGGTTTTCCCCCTTAGAGAAATATAATTGTAAGAAAATCCCTTTGGTTTTCTGAATTTCCAATTATAAATGGGCATGAGCTAGGGACTTCTTGGTATGGTCTGAACCTTCAGCTTTTCTGAAAGAACTGGTTACTCTAAAAAATCAAACTTGTGCTACCTGTGCCTGACAGCCTAAAATGTTTGTCATTGCAGCAGattttttgtactttttattgaTTTCTTTCCCATCCCATCTTGTTTCCATTCTTGATCAGAAACGTGATGGTGGTACGGGGACCTTGACAAGCACAAGTGATAAATCCAGTGGAATAACTACTAGTGCACCTTCAACACCTCAAGCGGAAAGTGGTAATTTTCATGCAGAATCCAGACTTTCACATTCAGTGCTTACAGAAAGCTTTCCATCGGCTGAGTCCGAGGCTAGAGAGGACAGAGAAGTTCTTCAGGAAAATTTCCTGGGACGAGAGACACCTCTGGTATGTGAATGTTCTGCATAAAGGATGTTAACTTGTACTTGAGCCTGTATGTCCCCAATGAATATTTCTGGCATCTCTAGTATGATAGTATCAAATATTGCTCATTATGTCCATATACGACAGAGAAAGGCCAGATATAAAGCGGGTTTTGGAGCTGTGCTGTTATTAATAATTGCTAGGACATAAACTGAtcttaaaaaaaggaaaaagaaattaaggGCAAAAAAGAGTCAACAGCTTGTAATTTGTATCTAAGAAACAGAGTTTCATATTGAAATGATGTGGATCAGGAAATGGAAATGAACACTATTTCTGGCCAAAGAAGTAGTAGCCATGTGCTGTTTGTGACATCATATTTTCCTTCCCTTGTCTGCATATGGTTTGAgccattgtgtgtgtgtgttttttttgggCCTGAGTTTATTAAACATACAGGCTGATAACTTCTTGAAGTATATACTAACTAAGTGGTCCAAAGGATTAAATTTCCTTGCTTCAACTAGGTTAGTTCTCTATTTCTTGATTCATTCATCCCTCATTTTTAATTGTTTATCCTGTCAGACTAGCATGAAGTCAATTGATCAGATCGATCTTTTAAGGGAGCAGCAAAAAATCTTGTCTGATGAGGTAGCACTCCATTTAAGTGCTCTGAAGCGGTTGTCTGAGGAGGCTTCAAGACACTCTGAAAAGGATGAAATTAAGATGGAAATGCAAAAGTTAAAAGATGAAATCAAGGCGAAGAAGGAACAAATAGCTTTGGTGgaaaagaaaattggagagTCCTTTTCACACAACAAAATGGGTCAACTGGAAGCATCCCAAGTAAGTCAGGGCTTCCTTAGTGTTGGTCAGCTattatccttttctttttcctcaaaaataaaaaaagtatgcTCTTGTATTAGGagttgttttcaattttgtttaaaCTCAAACCTTCTGTTGTTTGTGGTTTATGCTGCAGTCTATTGCTGAAGTGATGGAGCAATTGAATGAGAAGTCCTTCGAACTTGAGGTGATAAATAATAACTTAATACATTTTGATCTGAGAAAATGTAGCAGAGTAAATTCAGAACTATAAAATAGTTCATATGGAGCATCATGTTGACTTTACAATCGTATGTAGAGTTtgtgtgtaattttttttgtttgataattAATGTCACGGCCAAGGGATTAAGTTAATATGCCAATTGACACACTATAGAAGCATTTGAGTGTATGTGAGTATCTGTGTTAGTGTTACCTCAGTTTCCAGGGTGCAAGACttttggatattatgcaaatcGCAACTACAATATCAAAGAAAtggagaaatgaaatgaaattttccAAGGCCTCTACTCCAAGTCTATTCCGTTGACTGTTGTATCATTTTATGCCAGGTTAAAGCTGCTGATAATCGCATAATCCAAGAACAGCTAGAACAAAAGGTACAGGAACCACTTTACTAAAATTTATTTGTTCCGTTCATCTTTAGATGAGACTTCAGAATTCAGAACCTCATATGACTTTATGTTACATTACCAGATCGGGGAATGCAAAGGATTGCAGGAGACAATCGCCTCCTTGAAACAGCAGCTTTCTGAGGCACTAGAGTTCAAAAATTTGAGCCCGATAGTCACTTCTCGAACTCGTTCCAAAAACTTGGATGAGGAACTGTGTACAGAGAAAGATAATGCAGCGTTGGATGACAAAAATGAAGTTTTTCTTCTACGGAAGCAGGTTTTCCTCCTCTTGTGGCTTCTAAGTATTTGTTTAATTGGAAAATTCGAGTTTTGTATTACTCCCAACAAAAGGAAGACTTGGGGGCTGCAAAATAGGTCGCAGTTACCAAGTAGTCATGGCATAAAGATTATGTTCATTTATGCCGagtagaaaattttattattttgaaacaGTGTTTTTAGAGTTTAATGCTTTCGCAACAAAAAGTACCACAGACAAGCAGCATCTgttaaattacttttttttattttcacccTTAATTAGGTCGAAGAACTGAAGCAGAAGGTGGTTGAACTGACGGAGTCAAAGGAACAGTTAGAAGTTCGGAACCAGAAACTTGTGGAGGAGAGCTCGTATGCCAAAGGTCTAGCCTCAGCTGCTGCCGTTGAGCTCAAGGCATTATCAGAAGAAGTTTCCAAACTCATGAACCAAAACGAAAAACTCACTGCTGAGCTGGCCGCATCCAAGAACTCTCCTGCACAGCGTCGAAATAGTAGCACACTCCGAAATGGTCGGAGAGAGAGTCACACCAAACAGGACCAAAGTGGGCTTGTCTCAGAAATGAAGAGAGAACTGGCGGTGAGTAAGGAGAGAGAGCATTCATACGAGGCTGCTCTTACGGAAAAGGATAAAAGAGAGGCTGAGCTTCATAGAAGGGTTGAGGAATCCAAGCAAAGAGAAGCGTACTTGGAAAATGAACTCGCCAACATGTGGGTTCTGGTGGCAAAGTTAAAAAAATCGCACGGAACTGAAACTGATTCTTCGGACTCAACGAAAGAGACCCGACAAACTGATGGTTATGCGGGATGGTGACGTGAGTCGTGACGGTGTTTCAAGATGATCCAACAAGAATGAGCTTTCAATAAGATTGGTTTGAGAGAGTGAGTGTAAAAATGTGTGTTTTGTATGGCAAGGGCTTATTGTTTGTGTATAATACAAGTTAgggttttctttccttctttttcgGTTTTCTTGCCCAGCGGGTTATCGTTTGCTCATAACGAATTAGGCTTCTTTTCGTTTTCACACTACTTTCAAATGTATTCTACAAGTGCACGGTTCGGATTCTCTATTTTTCCCAGGTTAGTACTTGTCGAGGCATTAAATTGAAAGCTAataatattagtttaacatgcggCCGGTCATGCAAAAAACAAGTTCCTTTTCTAATGTTTGTCAAATTTATTGAACTTCTCTTATTAGTGTATGGTGAATTAGTGATCATCTGGTACGATGTGcctttttgttattatttttggtAAGGGGGAGGACTAGATGACTTTGTTGTTCGGGGAAACCTCATACTACGAGCGCTTGTGATTACAAGTGATATTATTATTCTaaatttatcaaaatttacTAGTCCAAAAGAATATGTGTCACTAAGTTTAGAATAGAAAATCTAATAGGTTTAGATTGATGAGACCAATTCGGTTGACTTACATATTCTAAAAGTGTTCCTGATTATAAGATTATCAATTGGGTATTGATTGATTCCCACAAGATTAGTACATATTGTGTTTTTGATAATACGTCTCAGGCTGTTGTGTCTTGACACTAACACAAATGCATAGgtgattattaaagaataaattaaCTGAATGGGATCAAATAAGAAtcattattaaatatataataagaaTTCTTATTAAATATTTATAGCGTATATATTTATTCATGTCAAATAAGGATTCATTGGTTGTAATGataccgaataatttttttgatACGAGGCATCACATTTGTCTTGTAAATGAGGATTCGAGCATTCGTGTTAGTCGACAAGGCAGAAAACCTGGTTTCGTACAAGGAGAACTTCATTTGTGTGATCCAACACTGCATTAattgtctctctctctgcaaagtTCTTTTGGTGTCAAAATTCGAAGAGAGTCAGGACTGGATTCAATACGTATTTGTCCCGAGCAAGATTCTAAAAAGCTTTAGGCACTAGTCGGATAGTGGGCAGGGGCCTAGCACCTAAGCGGCCTAaacggatttaggtaaatttattgtatatcgtgcaAATAAGTAGATATTACATAAAGTACATGTATCCAACA is part of the Malus domestica chromosome 12, GDT2T_hap1 genome and encodes:
- the LOC103423253 gene encoding kinesin-like protein KIN-7K, chloroplastic, whose protein sequence is MASKYGSKSKKLGSTSSKAANSPASSTTTSSKQYLETSIECQSSPASSSARSKQSKQQYLYSESLPQDGEKSKENVTVTVRFRPLSPREIRQGEEIAWYADGDTIVRNEHNPSIAYAYDWVFGPTTTTRHVYDVAAQHVISGAMEGVNGTIFAYGVTSSGKTHTMHGDQRSPGIIPLAVKDAFSIIQETPNREYLLRVSYLEIYNEVVNDLLNPAGQNLRIREDAQGTFVEGIKEEVVLSPAHALSLIAAGEEHRHVGSTNFNLLSSRSHTIFSLTIESSPCGENCEGEAVSLSQLNLIDLAGSESSKAETTGVRRKEGSYINKSLLTLGTVISKLTDTKATHIPYRDSKLTRLLQSSLSGHGRVSLICTVTPSSSSSEETHNTLKFAHRAKHIEIQAAQNKIIDEKSLIKKYQNEIRSLKEELEQLKRGIVTIPQLKDAGEDDILLLKQKLEDGKYKLQSRLEQEEEAKAALLGRIQRLTKLILVSTKETQPSRFSHRPGVRRRHSFGEEELAYLPYKRRDLILDDESIELFVPPLEGSTETTDDILKGEKKTRKHGLLNWLKIRKRDGGTGTLTSTSDKSSGITTSAPSTPQAESGNFHAESRLSHSVLTESFPSAESEAREDREVLQENFLGRETPLTSMKSIDQIDLLREQQKILSDEVALHLSALKRLSEEASRHSEKDEIKMEMQKLKDEIKAKKEQIALVEKKIGESFSHNKMGQLEASQSIAEVMEQLNEKSFELEVKAADNRIIQEQLEQKIGECKGLQETIASLKQQLSEALEFKNLSPIVTSRTRSKNLDEELCTEKDNAALDDKNEVFLLRKQVEELKQKVVELTESKEQLEVRNQKLVEESSYAKGLASAAAVELKALSEEVSKLMNQNEKLTAELAASKNSPAQRRNSSTLRNGRRESHTKQDQSGLVSEMKRELAVSKEREHSYEAALTEKDKREAELHRRVEESKQREAYLENELANMWVLVAKLKKSHGTETDSSDSTKETRQTDGYAGW